In a single window of the Microbacterium sp. SL75 genome:
- the flgN gene encoding flagellar export chaperone FlgN, whose protein sequence is MSATDLSMQLLRQREVLELMLFKLEELELLLSTGRTRWIQHATVEVDRVAKALTAGTIERDALFVDVAAEWGVPEATSLRELVDVAPTDAWREVLGSHHDALSGLAAEIAEKKGSVNQHLRTALRVTQETIAGLGEPTGEYAASGSRVAGAGSRLLDVQV, encoded by the coding sequence GTGTCCGCTACCGACCTGAGCATGCAGCTGCTGCGTCAGCGCGAGGTGCTCGAGCTCATGCTGTTCAAGCTCGAAGAACTCGAGTTGCTCCTGTCGACGGGGAGGACGCGCTGGATCCAGCACGCCACCGTCGAGGTCGACCGCGTGGCCAAGGCCCTCACAGCGGGCACCATCGAGCGTGACGCCCTCTTCGTCGATGTCGCCGCCGAATGGGGCGTCCCCGAGGCGACCTCGTTGCGCGAGCTCGTCGACGTCGCCCCCACCGATGCATGGCGCGAGGTGCTCGGATCACACCACGACGCCCTGTCGGGTCTCGCCGCGGAGATCGCGGAGAAGAAGGGCTCGGTCAACCAGCACCTGCGCACGGCCCTGCGGGTCACGCAAGAGACCATCGCGGGCCTCGGCGAACCCACGGGCGAGTACGCGGCGAGCGGATCGCGCGTCGCGGGCGCCGGGTCCCGACTGCTCGACGTGCAGGTGTAG
- the flgK gene encoding flagellar hook-associated protein FlgK: MSTFAGLNVAASALAAARAGMTVTGQNIANETTPGYTRQRLEQSSVSAPGTAGLWSTGLSVGDGVSVQGIARLGDEVLDARVRDALSASGFWSARSSAAQKAEAAMAEPTKDGLAANLNRFWSGWSDLANTPEPAAAQVVLTNARVLAGQIAAGYDAAVGQWSDLRAQMDRDVAVVNVAATQVATLNGQIRSALQSGRGANELIDQRNVLAQQLSTTVGATGRVEDDGTLTLRVDGNALVSGDSSRTLQIEGPRALADAGGLTLSWSDRPGVPVAVTGGSLGGAIGVLAPASDGGTLARVADAYNATATALAQAVNEIHRSGQTSTGAAGGDFFALAADGPAALGLSVVPTSLDQLALAAPGAGALDTSVADRISTLATAATGPSKGWASFVTGFGVAVAGDVQRADTADRSAIAAVSGQQSHASVDGDEETISLLTYQTAYQAAARVLTAVDEALDILINRVGLVGR, from the coding sequence ATGTCGACCTTCGCAGGACTCAACGTGGCCGCTTCCGCTCTCGCCGCCGCGCGAGCCGGGATGACCGTCACCGGGCAGAACATCGCCAACGAGACCACCCCGGGCTACACCCGTCAGCGCCTCGAGCAGTCGTCGGTGAGCGCTCCCGGCACGGCGGGGCTGTGGTCGACGGGACTCTCCGTCGGAGACGGTGTCTCCGTGCAGGGCATCGCCCGCCTCGGCGACGAGGTGCTCGACGCGCGCGTCCGCGATGCCCTCTCGGCATCCGGATTCTGGTCGGCGCGGTCCTCGGCGGCGCAGAAAGCCGAAGCCGCGATGGCGGAGCCGACGAAAGACGGCCTGGCCGCCAACCTGAACCGCTTCTGGTCCGGGTGGTCCGACCTCGCCAACACCCCCGAGCCGGCGGCCGCTCAGGTCGTCCTCACCAACGCCCGCGTGCTCGCCGGCCAGATCGCGGCCGGCTACGACGCCGCCGTCGGGCAGTGGTCCGACCTGCGCGCGCAGATGGATCGCGATGTCGCGGTCGTCAACGTCGCCGCGACCCAGGTCGCCACGCTGAACGGACAGATCCGTTCGGCCCTGCAGTCTGGACGCGGCGCGAACGAGCTCATCGACCAACGAAACGTCCTCGCCCAGCAGTTGTCCACGACCGTCGGGGCGACGGGTCGCGTCGAAGACGACGGCACTCTGACCCTGCGGGTCGATGGCAACGCCCTGGTCAGCGGCGACTCGAGTCGCACCCTGCAGATCGAGGGGCCGCGTGCTCTCGCCGATGCCGGGGGGCTCACTCTCTCCTGGTCGGATCGGCCGGGGGTGCCCGTCGCGGTCACCGGCGGATCCCTGGGAGGGGCGATCGGCGTCCTCGCACCGGCCTCCGACGGGGGCACCCTCGCGCGTGTGGCCGACGCCTACAACGCCACGGCCACCGCGCTCGCGCAGGCGGTCAACGAGATCCACCGGTCGGGGCAGACGTCGACGGGCGCCGCCGGGGGAGACTTCTTCGCGCTCGCGGCGGACGGGCCCGCAGCCCTCGGATTGTCCGTGGTGCCCACCTCGCTCGACCAGCTGGCCTTGGCCGCGCCCGGCGCGGGGGCTCTCGACACCTCCGTGGCCGACCGCATCTCGACCCTCGCCACAGCAGCGACGGGCCCCAGCAAGGGGTGGGCGAGCTTCGTGACCGGGTTCGGAGTCGCCGTCGCCGGCGATGTCCAGCGCGCCGACACGGCCGACCGCAGCGCGATCGCCGCCGTCTCGGGTCAGCAGTCCCACGCTTCGGTCGACGGAGACGAAGAGACCATCAGCCTCCTCACTTATCAGACGGCCTACCAGGCGGCGGCGCGCGTGCTCACCGCCGTCGACGAGGCCCTCGACATCCTCATCAACCGCGTCGGCCTGGTCGGCCGCTGA
- a CDS encoding flagellar hook-associated protein 3, whose protein sequence is MIGRITSSTVNQQALRTLQAGLADRARLQDQATSQLAIRAPSDDPTVAAAILGVHGEQSRASQYARNISDALTWVTTADTALGASIDLLNRARDLTAQGANSGALSPAARDSIAAELESVSLELLSHANTTVLGRTVFAGTDDSGRAFDPATFAFTGVPGAAVDRRISENERVRVDLDGADAFGVGGASVFATLQKVAADLRAGTDVGSRLTEVDAHLKQLVTARGVAGARQAQIERAQATNASVGVDIEARRAEVENVDTLEVYIKLKSAELVYQSALQVTAKTLQTTLLEFVR, encoded by the coding sequence GTGATCGGACGAATCACCAGCAGCACCGTCAATCAGCAGGCTCTGCGCACGCTCCAGGCGGGCCTGGCCGACCGTGCGCGTCTGCAGGACCAGGCGACCTCGCAACTCGCCATCCGCGCACCCAGCGACGACCCGACCGTCGCCGCCGCCATCCTCGGCGTGCACGGGGAGCAGTCGCGCGCGTCCCAGTACGCCCGCAACATCAGCGACGCGCTGACGTGGGTCACCACGGCCGACACGGCACTGGGCGCCAGCATCGACCTGCTCAACCGCGCGCGCGATCTCACCGCCCAGGGAGCCAACTCCGGGGCGCTCAGCCCTGCCGCGCGCGACTCGATCGCGGCCGAACTCGAGAGCGTGAGCCTCGAGCTCCTCTCTCACGCCAACACCACCGTGCTCGGTCGCACCGTGTTCGCCGGCACCGACGACAGCGGTCGCGCCTTCGATCCCGCGACCTTCGCCTTCACCGGCGTGCCGGGGGCGGCGGTCGATCGCCGCATCTCGGAGAACGAGAGGGTGCGCGTCGACCTCGATGGTGCGGACGCGTTCGGGGTGGGCGGGGCCAGCGTCTTCGCCACCCTCCAGAAGGTCGCCGCGGACCTGCGGGCGGGAACGGACGTGGGCTCGCGCCTCACCGAGGTGGACGCCCACCTGAAGCAGCTGGTCACCGCACGGGGAGTCGCGGGCGCGCGCCAGGCGCAGATCGAGCGCGCGCAGGCCACGAACGCGAGCGTCGGCGTGGACATCGAGGCGCGTCGCGCCGAGGTCGAGAACGTCGACACCCTGGAGGTCTACATCAAGCTGAAGTCCGCCGAGCTCGTGTATCAGTCCGCCCTGCAGGTCACCGCCAAGACCCTGCAGACCACTCTCCTGGAGTTCGTGAGATGA
- the fliW gene encoding flagellar assembly protein FliW — MTTALPLSSVDVEFAKSLPGLAPRTSFLLEPIEGAEGLYALRSTTDDVRLFLLDPASGGLSYDPPLAAAALVDIGAAADEVRMFVVANPGEDGVFVNLRAPILVNARTGAAAQVIFDDTVYPIRARLTA, encoded by the coding sequence ATGACGACCGCCCTGCCCCTGTCGAGCGTGGACGTCGAGTTCGCGAAGTCGCTTCCCGGTCTCGCGCCGCGGACGTCCTTCCTCCTGGAACCGATCGAGGGAGCCGAGGGCCTGTACGCCCTTCGCTCCACGACCGACGACGTGCGTCTTTTCCTGCTCGACCCCGCAAGCGGCGGTCTGTCCTACGATCCTCCCCTCGCCGCGGCAGCGCTCGTCGACATCGGCGCGGCGGCCGACGAGGTGCGGATGTTCGTCGTCGCGAACCCCGGGGAGGACGGCGTCTTCGTCAACCTGCGGGCACCGATCCTCGTCAATGCACGGACGGGGGCGGCCGCGCAGGTCATCTTCGACGACACGGTGTATCCGATCCGTGCTCGTCTGACCGCGTGA
- a CDS encoding HU family DNA-binding protein yields the protein MPVMRTDEPKVSKREFIQRVSHRAGLSPKVTQLAYEAIFGEILDLVNAGNRVTLTGFGKFYAQSHKGHNVVLNIRDNPESRGRVEDYSVLKFSATREVNKRVTQPRDLDD from the coding sequence ATGCCCGTCATGAGAACCGATGAGCCCAAGGTGAGCAAGCGAGAATTCATCCAGCGCGTGTCCCACCGCGCCGGATTGTCTCCGAAGGTCACGCAGTTGGCGTACGAAGCGATCTTCGGGGAGATTCTCGATCTGGTGAATGCCGGCAACCGCGTCACGTTGACGGGTTTCGGCAAGTTCTACGCGCAGTCGCACAAGGGACACAATGTCGTGCTGAACATTCGCGACAATCCCGAGAGCCGGGGCCGGGTCGAGGACTACAGCGTGTTGAAGTTCTCCGCGACCCGCGAGGTCAACAAGAGGGTCACGCAGCCCCGCGACCTCGACGACTGA
- a CDS encoding AAA family ATPase, with translation MSSTYIETGGQVRVYDSGVQAHDSLPLGTYRVRYSIKEGFSLLRTENLGVGSEKVYGRREAKVDKIFRTYARFERNLGVMLSGNKGQGKSMFLRMLAARAIESDIPVVLVSEDAEGIVDFLETLDECLVIFDEFEKTFSSGRTPLDGPNRQNQFLTLFDGTSSVKRIYCLTVNDVQDVSHYIVNRPGRFHYHMRFDYPSPDDVREYLRDQAPHAAACEIENAALFSRRVNLTYDHLRAIAFEMNHPDATFTDIVEDLNIKAVEPSTYRVEATYLDGSVLADESVLNLHERSDVSRTVELRGTHRVLFFSFAPRDVVFEDDGNITVPIHKIEALDEDEEIPEELPTRITLTLVGQASYSFER, from the coding sequence GTGAGCAGTACCTACATCGAAACCGGCGGACAGGTTCGGGTCTACGACTCCGGCGTCCAGGCTCACGATTCCCTCCCCCTCGGTACCTACCGCGTGCGATACAGCATCAAGGAGGGCTTCAGCCTCCTGCGCACCGAGAACCTCGGCGTGGGTTCGGAGAAGGTCTACGGCCGCCGCGAGGCCAAGGTCGACAAGATCTTCCGCACCTACGCCCGCTTCGAACGCAACCTCGGCGTGATGCTCTCGGGCAACAAGGGCCAGGGCAAGTCGATGTTCTTGCGCATGCTGGCCGCTCGCGCGATCGAGAGCGACATTCCCGTCGTTCTCGTCAGCGAGGATGCCGAGGGCATCGTCGACTTCCTCGAGACCCTCGACGAGTGCCTCGTCATCTTCGACGAGTTCGAGAAAACGTTCTCGTCCGGCCGCACCCCGCTCGACGGCCCCAACCGTCAGAACCAGTTCCTGACGCTGTTCGACGGGACGTCCTCGGTCAAGCGGATCTACTGCCTGACCGTGAACGACGTGCAGGACGTCAGTCATTACATCGTCAATCGACCGGGTCGATTCCACTACCACATGCGGTTCGACTACCCGAGCCCCGACGACGTGCGCGAGTACCTCCGCGACCAGGCGCCGCACGCCGCCGCATGCGAGATCGAGAACGCCGCGCTGTTCTCGCGCCGCGTCAACCTCACGTACGATCACCTGCGCGCGATCGCCTTCGAGATGAACCACCCCGACGCCACGTTCACCGACATCGTCGAGGATCTCAACATCAAGGCGGTCGAGCCGAGCACCTACCGCGTCGAGGCCACCTACCTCGACGGTTCGGTCCTCGCGGACGAATCGGTCCTCAACCTGCACGAGCGCAGCGACGTGAGCCGCACCGTCGAGCTGCGCGGCACCCACCGGGTGCTCTTCTTCTCGTTCGCTCCCCGGGATGTGGTCTTCGAGGACGACGGCAACATCACCGTCCCCATCCACAAGATCGAGGCGTTGGACGAGGACGAAGAGATCCCGGAGGAGCTCCCGACGCGCATCACCCTCACCCTCGTCGGGCAGGCCAGCTACTCGTTCGAGCGCTGA
- a CDS encoding phosphoribosyltransferase — translation MTDERERLSWDDFGRATRDISRAIVADGFQPEVVVAIARGGLLPGGAIAYGLGAKNCGALNVEFYTGVGTVLDAPEVLPPALDLSYLTGRRVLLVDDVADSGRTLDLAVKLLNRQGADVRSAVIYTKPTTIIAPDYSWRDTSLWIEFPWSHLGSVQEEDAA, via the coding sequence GTGACGGACGAACGCGAACGCCTGAGCTGGGACGACTTCGGAAGGGCCACCCGCGACATCTCCCGGGCGATCGTGGCCGACGGCTTCCAGCCCGAGGTGGTCGTGGCGATCGCCCGCGGTGGACTGCTGCCGGGAGGGGCCATCGCGTACGGCCTCGGGGCGAAGAACTGCGGAGCCCTGAACGTCGAGTTCTACACGGGCGTGGGCACCGTGCTCGATGCCCCCGAGGTGCTGCCCCCGGCCCTCGACCTGTCGTACCTCACGGGACGACGGGTGCTCCTCGTCGACGACGTCGCCGACAGCGGCCGCACGCTCGATCTCGCCGTGAAACTCCTGAATCGGCAGGGCGCCGACGTGCGCTCCGCGGTGATCTACACGAAGCCCACGACGATCATTGCCCCCGATTACTCGTGGCGAGACACCTCCCTGTGGATCGAGTTCCCCTGGTCGCACCTCGGATCCGTGCAGGAGGAAGACGCCGCGTGA